One part of the Sorangiineae bacterium MSr11954 genome encodes these proteins:
- a CDS encoding LysE family transporter, protein MSAILEGFALGLAYAAPIGAQNVYVIQSAAGAPLRLSLRTALVVTVMDISLALACLYGVGAVLGLLPWLRVAMTIVGALFLLVTGINLARRRGESVDVEGAMGSYAWSRIVVTAFVLTWLNPQALLDGTLLLGGFRAQLGDADVPFFVLGMASASTVWFHTVTLLVGTFRARFSVRIMTWINRCCGVALCALGISLARSVVRGW, encoded by the coding sequence GTGAGCGCGATCCTCGAAGGATTCGCCCTCGGCCTTGCGTACGCGGCGCCGATTGGGGCTCAGAACGTGTACGTCATTCAGTCGGCCGCCGGCGCACCGCTGCGGCTGTCTCTGCGTACGGCGCTGGTGGTGACGGTGATGGACATCTCGCTCGCCTTGGCCTGCCTCTACGGAGTGGGGGCGGTCTTGGGGCTCCTGCCATGGCTCCGCGTCGCCATGACCATCGTGGGGGCGCTCTTCCTGCTCGTCACCGGGATCAACCTCGCGCGTCGGCGCGGGGAGAGCGTCGACGTCGAGGGCGCGATGGGTTCGTATGCCTGGAGCCGGATCGTGGTGACGGCCTTCGTGCTCACCTGGCTCAATCCGCAGGCCCTCCTCGACGGCACCTTGCTCCTCGGCGGCTTTCGCGCGCAGCTCGGCGACGCGGATGTACCGTTCTTCGTCCTCGGTATGGCATCCGCATCGACGGTGTGGTTCCACACCGTGACCCTGCTGGTGGGGACCTTCCGGGCGCGGTTCAGCGTCCGGATCATGACGTGGATCAATCGATGTTGCGGCGTCGCGCTATGTGCGCTGGGCATTAGCCTCGCCCGCAGCGTCGTGCGGGGATGGTAG
- a CDS encoding DUF5996 family protein, producing the protein MAAMNPYFERQRPFTPIGRRALPRGGAAWPALPLERWRDTYRTLHLYAQIVGKIRLALTPKTNQWWNVPFYLGPRGFRTSPMTYPSGSVAGCRTFEIAFDFVRHELEVSDSDGRVRTLAFVPALSVAEFHRELHRILAGLGIEVRIRPRPCELPVRTPFAHDTSHRTYVASDAEAFFHVLRRVYPVFETFRAGFRGKCSPVHFFWGQFDLAVTRYNGWRMPTPPGSEALRDRHDEEHISLGFWPGDAWSDLRDERSTLGAMFYSSTVPEPAGIAKHAVEPEGAYYLEERKQFVLPYEHVRSAPDPAQAILSFAQSTYEAGAALAGWNPEALAYP; encoded by the coding sequence ATGGCTGCCATGAACCCTTACTTCGAGCGGCAAAGGCCGTTTACCCCCATCGGTCGCCGGGCGCTGCCGCGAGGTGGCGCTGCATGGCCTGCGCTTCCCCTCGAGCGCTGGCGCGACACGTATCGAACCCTGCATCTGTACGCGCAAATCGTGGGGAAGATCCGATTGGCGCTCACGCCCAAAACGAATCAATGGTGGAACGTCCCGTTCTACCTCGGGCCGCGCGGGTTTCGAACGTCGCCCATGACGTATCCGTCGGGCAGTGTTGCGGGCTGCCGCACCTTCGAAATTGCGTTCGACTTCGTGAGGCACGAGCTCGAGGTCTCCGACAGCGACGGGCGCGTGCGAACCTTGGCGTTCGTGCCCGCGCTGTCGGTCGCCGAGTTCCACCGCGAGCTGCATCGCATTCTGGCCGGCCTCGGGATCGAAGTGCGTATTCGCCCGAGGCCGTGCGAGCTCCCGGTGCGCACGCCGTTTGCCCACGACACGAGCCACCGCACGTACGTCGCTTCGGACGCCGAGGCGTTCTTTCACGTGCTGCGCCGGGTCTATCCCGTGTTCGAGACCTTCCGCGCGGGCTTCCGTGGAAAGTGCAGCCCGGTACATTTCTTTTGGGGTCAATTCGATCTGGCGGTCACCCGTTACAACGGCTGGCGCATGCCCACCCCGCCGGGTTCCGAGGCCCTGCGCGATCGGCACGACGAGGAGCACATCTCGCTCGGCTTCTGGCCCGGCGACGCCTGGAGCGATCTGCGCGACGAGCGCAGCACCTTGGGCGCGATGTTCTATTCGTCGACCGTCCCCGAGCCCGCGGGCATCGCCAAGCACGCGGTGGAGCCAGAGGGCGCCTACTACCTCGAGGAGCGAAAGCAGTTCGTTCTCCCCTACGAGCACGTGCGGAGCGCGCCCGATCCGGCGCAGGCCATCCTGAGCTTCGCCCAGTCGACGTACGAGGCGGGGGCCGCGCTCGCGGGCTGGAATCCGGAGGCGCTGGCGTATCCGTAG